The genome window GTCTCTCAAAAGACTTGTTTTTAAAATCAGTTATGATTTAccaatgtatgttttgttttcatTCTGTTAATGCTGCAACAAGTTGGTCTTCTGGGAAAATAAAGATGCATCGAATTGGAATTGAAGCAGTGCTTTTATTACCTGTTATCAGACCTGTACTTTTTTTATTTGTTGTATTCTGAAACACATTTCGCTTTAATTTTCTATGTGATCAGGTTCCCATTCCCTGTCAGTGTGTGCCGCTCTGCAGTATGCTTGTGATCACATGCGGTGTGTGTCACTTCACCACTTTGATGTTTGTGTGTTTGATCCAGGCTGCTTCTGTCACGTCTCATCTGTGTGAGTCTGATACAGGCAATTTGTGTCACTTCAATGACTGCATCTTTATCACTCTGTGGTTTTTATTCAAAGTTCTGATAGCAGCAATGTGTTATAAATATCTTTATAATGCCAGAATCAATCGAACTCTATTTCATTCACATATATTTATAATTATCTAACTACAGAATATCATCAAATGTAGGGACAAGCTGATCCCTGACAATATTATTACGAATAACTAGGCTACACAGTCTGATTAAAAAATAACTAAAAGAAACAACTGGGtaactgtctgtcactccttgaCAATAAGTATCATAACAGACTAACCTGGAGAAGCATGTAAGTGTTGTTGAAACACGTTTGTGTGGAAAGGTACTCTGTTTATAGATTAATATAAATAATGTTTGAGCACAGACATTACACTGATAAAGGGTATTGAAAGGCCCGGATACCATACTGATAAGTTATCGTCGCTCACAGCGACTTTATGTTTAGATGCGCAAACTAAGGTATGAGATCGGATAACTAATAACCGCCAATCTATTGACCTAGCATTGATTGAGCAACAGACTGAGAAGTAGGGAATGGTTTTATTCAAAACTGACATACATGACATGATAGCcagatctctttgtactttaTCCTACTCCCACTTGACAATGACTAAAGCAGAAACATAATTGGCTTCCAGGCAAcataacaaaataaaaacatgattATCATTGTTGTTACAATGGTTACTAGCAGAAAGCCTGCAGTATGCTACCTACCATTGAGTATTCACCCCACTAATACatattgtgatatagtgaatcaTTGGTTTATCAAGCCATATTGTATAGTTTTGCTCGTTGATTGGTTGAGCAGGAAAAATAAGTGTGATTGGCTGGGTTGAGTTGACCCTCTTACTGCAGTGCCACACTCAGGACTGACCGTATACTGCAAAACAAGGAGAACACAAGAAAACAAGCATTTATTTTTCTGAATATTAAATTAAACTTCTCACAGAGACAAACAGTACTAAGGTGAAAGTTACCAGTCTCCTGTCTTCATGAGCTGGATGGCGTCGTTGACCTGGGCCAGGGTCATGTTGTGGGTGACAAACTCATCCAGCTTCAACTTCTTCTCCAGGTACTCATTCACCAGCTTGGGCACACCATCCTTACTCTTAAAACCTGGCAGAGACGCACATTTAGAAATAAATCACACACACCCAAATATAGTGTTTGACAGTTGATTGATAGGTGGCACACCTCCAAACAGAGATCCTTTCCAGGTGCGGCCAGCTATGAGCTGAATGGGTCTGGCAGCAAAGTCATCCATGTCAGTCCATCCGACCAGCACACTTACTCCCCATCCCTTAACACACGACTCCAAGGCACTcctctaaagagagagaggaatagatagAGAATTATAGATCAATGCCACTTGACTCAATCAAGACATCACACgcatacacatctcaacatcatacAAACACACAATCTAAACCCACCATTACGGCCACACTCCCCACACATTCCAGGGAAAAGTCCACTCCTCCATTGGTCATCTCATACAGCACTTGACTGATGGGTTTGTTGTGGTCCTTGGGGTTGACAAACTCTGTGGCACCGAAGACCTTGGCCTTCTCATATTTGGTCGGGTTAATATCAATGGCGATGATCCTCTTGGCCCCAGCGTTTTTGCAACCCATGACCGCTGCCAACCCAACAGCTCCCAGGCCAAACACAGCACATGTAGATCCTGGCTCCACCTAGGGGGAAAGGTATCCTATGCATCAACACTTTAGTATATAAAGACATCACCACAACTAAACCTGTTAGTTACAATTAACACACCTTGGCTGTGTTAAGGGCTGCGCCATATCCGGTGGCGACTCCACAGCCAAGGAGACAGACCTTGTCGAGAGGGGCTGAGGGATGGATCTTGGCCACGGCGATCTCATTGACCACGGTGTATTCTGAGAAAGTGCTGGTCCCCATGAACTGCAGCACCTTCTTCCCCTTACAGGTGAACCGGGTGTCTGattctgacatcacatcatacCTATCACTGGCCCTGGTGGGATTGGCTCATGTTCAGTGCAAGAATAACACACAAaagttatattaaaaaaaaaggtattgtGAAAGTTTCTGAAGACTAGGCTAGTAATGGGACCTCACCAGCCCTTCTCACACAGGTTGGTCTTTGGGCTCTTGCAGAACCGGCACTGGCCACATTGGGAGATGAACAGAGGGATGACTTTATCACCTAACAGGAGGACAGGCAGAGTACACAGCTTTTTCGTACATGCTGTTATTTGTATCCAATTTGAAAATACAGGTTTACTAGCTATATTTCCAACCTGGATTGAACTTGGTCACTTCAGACCCCACACTCTCCACAATCCCAGCCCCTTCGTGACCCAGGACACAAGGGAAGCCATCCTTGTGTTTCCCCTCAAACAGgtggtacaggtcagtgtggcaCACACCCGTGGCGACTATCTGCACTCAACAGGACAAAAACAAAGAGGTACGAATTTTGAGAAGTGTTCTGAAAATTTGCTAATGTGAGTGTCAGAAGTGTTTCTGTATGCTCATGTTTATTTATCTGTACTGGACCCATGGCAcgttatgtgtattcatgtgtATTTATGTGTACTGGACCCATGGCAcgttatgtgtattcatgtgtATTTATGTGTACTGGACCCATGGCACATTATGTGTATTCATGTGTATTTATGTGTACTGGACCCATGgcatgttatgtgtattcatgAGTATTTATGTGTACTGGACCCATGGCACGTTATGTTTATtcatgtgtgcttgtgtgtcctCAGCAGTGCCCTCATACTTGGCCAGGGTAATATCAATGGCAATGATCAACACTTGATCATTGCCTTCTATGGACTGCATAAATGAGAGCTTGTTTGTGTATTTGCATTAACTGTAGTCTCTCTCACCTTGATGCGAATCTCATGTGCCTGGGGAGGAGCCACCTCAATTTCCTCCATCACCAGGGGTTTGCTTGGCTCCCATGCCACTGCAGCGCGGCATTTAATCACCTATAAAACACAACACGACCCAAAACAGGTccaatggtgtaaaatacttacgtaaattttttttaaagttcTACTCAAGTCGTTTTTTGTACATTAATATTTATCttcttgacaacttttacttcaatacattcctcaatgaaataatgtactttttactccatacattttccctgacacccaaaagtacttgttacattttgaatgcttagcacaACAGGAaaatgtccaattcacacacttatcaagagaacatccctggtcatccctactgcctctgatatggcagactcactaaacacacatgcttagtttgtaaattatgaatgaaaaattaaaaacaagaaaattatgtcatctggtttgcttaatataagaaatttgaagtgatttatacttttacttttgatacgtaagtatattttagcaattacatttacttatgatacttaagtatatttaaaaccaaatacttttagacttttacccaAGTATTATTTTAATGGgggacttttacttttacttgagtcattttctattaaggtatctttacttttactcaagtatgacaattggttaatttttccaccactgtacagGACCAATCACATATATActatacatacaaaagtatgtggacaccccttcaaattagtgaatttggctatttcagccacacccgttgctgacaggtgtataaaattgagcacacagccatgcaatcaccatagacaaacattggcagtagaatggctttactgaagagctcagtgacttacaatgtggcaccgccataggatgacacctttccaacaagtcagttcatcaaatttctgccctactagagctgccccagtcaattgtagtgctgttattgtgaagtggaaacatctaacaagtggtaggccacacaagctcacagaacgggaccgccgagtgctgaagcgcgtagcacgtaaaaattgtctgtccttggttgcaacactcactcccgagttgcaaactgcctctggaagcaaagtcagcacaagaactgttcatcgggagcttcatgaaatgggtttccatggccgagcagtctcacacaagcctaagatcatgcaCAGTGccaagctcaccaccattggactctagCGCAGTGGAaacagactaatctgggtttggcaaatGCCAGAAGAACGCTGCCTGCACGAATGCATAatgcaaactgtaaagtttggtggaagacgAATAATGGTCTGCggctgtttttgatggtaggGCTAGGCCTcattgttccagtgaagggaaatcttaatgctacagcatacaatgacattctagacgattctgtgcttccaactttgtggaaacagtttgggaaaggtcctttcctgtttcagaatgacaatgtccgtgcacaaagcgaggtccatacagaaatagtttgtcgagattggtgtgggaGAACTTCATGGCttccacagagccctgatctcaacctatcgtacacatttgggatgaattacaacgcagactgcgagccaggcctaatcgccaaacatcagtacccaacctcactaatgctcttgtggttgaaaGGAAGCAAGTctcagcagcaatgttccaacatttagtggaaagccttcccagaagaggggaggctgttatagcagcaaaggggggaccaacttcatattaatgcccatgataatGGAATGAGATGCTCGACAAGCagatgttcacatacttttggttatgttgtgtatttctgcgAAGGGCTTCATTTCAGTCTTCATATACGTCATTGTTTACAGTACAATCTGAGTCATTCAACTGTTGAGcatgtcacgggcgtcgtaaggattagaccaaggcgcagcgggtaaagtggtcatacttaatttatttatgaaaacacttaaacgtacgacgaaaaacagttccataaggcacacaggctatatagaaaataaccacccacaaaacacacgtgaaacaaacctcaactaaatatggcctccaattagaggcaacgacaaccagctacctctaattggaggtcctaccaaaaacccaacatagaaatagaaaaatagatttaaacatagaaatagaaaacatagaacctaaaccaaaaacaccgaaacacacaaaacaaacaccccctgccacgccctgaccaaactacaatgacaaataaccccttttactggtcaggacgtgacagagcaACTGAAACCCTATATAAATATTTATCTTTTTGTCCATTGGCTTTATCCCAGATGCACTCTCTGCCAAAGTCAATGGTTGTGCAAAAACAATTTGGATAGTTTCAGAGAGACTCTCCCCCAAAAACATATTATACTTCACATTAGGCATGgagtttacagtgtgtgtgtgtgagtgtgtgtgtgcatgagcatgtgtgagtgagtgagtgagtgaccgCAGTTGCCAGGTTTCAAGACCATTCCAGTTATTGTGTAATTCCAAAAGGGTATTTATTCCAAACAAGATATTATTCTGCAGGACAAACCTCTGATGAACTTGAAAAGTAATTACTAGAAAGCTATAGTAAGCCCAGGGTTGGGAAGTTAATAATAGTTTTTTTAAAGTTATATTGTAATCTGATTACagttacttttgaaaaactagatgattacttcttggattacttttctGAAGTTTTCACAATGAcgttcaattcagcattgaaaaaaggcgcaagtttaagtttgttccacctgagtaaTCTCACCACAAATCAGAgagcactatgatgacacaccaaatgcgtttgatggatcctttttgtcttaTTCTGATGCCTTTTAAGGGGAAATTAATGCAAAAGTAACTGAAAGCAATCCGATTAGTTTGGATAATCCAAAAATTGCATTACTGCCACCACTCACTGTCATTTTCTAAAGTACACACTCAACCTTAATCAAATCGTACCAAAACACTTTTAATCACAGATTGTGCATCATTACATGTCAGTTCAATATCAGTTAGAGAGAGGATTGATCAACTAATTCAAATGCAGAGGATTCTCTATTATTACACCTTCACACATGCGTATCTCTCAATAACAATA of Salmo salar chromosome ssa01, Ssal_v3.1, whole genome shotgun sequence contains these proteins:
- the LOC106600509 gene encoding alcohol dehydrogenase 1 yields the protein MATAGKVIKCRAAVAWEPSKPLVMEEIEVAPPQAHEIRIKIVATGVCHTDLYHLFEGKHKDGFPCVLGHEGAGIVESVGSEVTKFNPGDKVIPLFISQCGQCRFCKSPKTNLCEKGWASDRYDVMSESDTRFTCKGKKVLQFMGTSTFSEYTVVNEIAVAKIHPSAPLDKVCLLGCGVATGYGAALNTAKVEPGSTCAVFGLGAVGLAAVMGCKNAGAKRIIAIDINPTKYEKAKVFGATEFVNPKDHNKPISQVLYEMTNGGVDFSLECVGSVAVMRSALESCVKGWGVSVLVGWTDMDDFAARPIQLIAGRTWKGSLFGGFKSKDGVPKLVNEYLEKKLKLDEFVTHNMTLAQVNDAIQLMKTGDCIRSVLSVALQ